One Acutalibacter muris DNA window includes the following coding sequences:
- the murB gene encoding UDP-N-acetylmuramate dehydrogenase yields the protein MDDLKYQELDRLTAELDCELVRDEPLSKHTSFKIGGPVRRLITIYNYEPLSGILRELSRLELPYFVLGKGSNLLAGDGGYPGVALVLEGVFNSAAAISIENEGMTIRSGAGVSLAATCVFARDEGLTGLEFAWQIPGSVGGAVYMNAGAYGGEMKDVVKRVWYMDTEGRLLDCTGEELGFGYRKSAFMDGGKIITSAEFKLAHGDKDEIKARMDELKARRLEKQPYDMPSAGSTFKRPKTGYAAALIEQCGLKGRRVGGAQVSEKHTGFIVNASGATCKDVLELMDIVRETVLKETGVELEPEVRVIGEN from the coding sequence ATGGACGATTTGAAATATCAGGAGCTCGACAGGCTTACAGCGGAGCTTGACTGCGAGCTCGTTCGGGACGAGCCGCTTAGTAAGCACACGAGCTTCAAGATAGGCGGTCCCGTCCGCAGACTTATCACAATATATAATTATGAACCGCTTTCTGGGATACTTCGGGAGCTTTCACGGCTTGAACTGCCGTACTTCGTACTGGGCAAGGGCTCGAATCTGCTGGCGGGGGATGGGGGATATCCCGGGGTTGCCTTAGTGCTCGAAGGAGTGTTCAACTCGGCAGCGGCGATCTCCATAGAGAATGAAGGCATGACCATACGCTCCGGGGCCGGAGTGAGTTTGGCAGCGACCTGCGTTTTTGCCCGGGACGAAGGCCTGACCGGCCTGGAGTTTGCGTGGCAGATACCAGGCTCCGTGGGCGGCGCGGTGTACATGAACGCCGGGGCCTACGGCGGGGAGATGAAGGACGTAGTCAAGCGTGTCTGGTACATGGACACCGAGGGCAGGCTTTTGGACTGCACCGGCGAGGAGCTGGGCTTCGGCTACAGAAAGAGCGCCTTTATGGACGGCGGAAAAATCATCACCAGCGCGGAATTTAAGCTAGCCCACGGCGACAAAGATGAGATAAAAGCTAGGATGGATGAGCTAAAGGCCCGCCGCCTTGAGAAGCAGCCCTATGACATGCCCAGCGCCGGCAGCACCTTCAAACGCCCCAAGACCGGCTACGCCGCCGCGCTTATAGAGCAGTGCGGGCTGAAGGGCCGAAGGGTGGGCGGCGCCCAGGTGAGCGAGAAGCACACGGGATTTATCGTGAACGCCAGCGGGGCCACCTGTAAGGACGTGCTGGAGCTGATGGACATTGTGCGGGAGACGGTGTTAAAAGAGACCGGCGTGGAGCTTGAGCCGGAGGTGCGGGTAATAGGGGAGAACTGA
- the hprK gene encoding HPr(Ser) kinase/phosphatase, which translates to MMEEYTLPLSKIIEHEKLEPLHLPRDPENIIIRSRDVIRPGLELNGFYEYFDTNRVAIMGRAEMGLLNRFGEEQRTEVIERYFALHPVAVILARSIRPWDAMLEAAERYEIPLLMSEDTTSGAVASLVAYLNVELAPRITRHGVLMEVYGEGILLVGDSGVGKSEAAIELIKRGHRLIADDAVEIRRVSAISLVGSAPDNIRHFIELRGIGVINAQRIFGTGAVKPSQKIELCIKMEPWDATKAYDRMGIENEFAEILGIRVPVITIPVKPGRNLAVIIEVAAMNNRQKEMGYNAAQELLANMGMDFDELQPKDVKMDLDI; encoded by the coding sequence ATGATGGAAGAATATACCTTGCCGCTGTCCAAAATAATAGAACATGAGAAGCTGGAGCCCCTGCACCTGCCCAGGGACCCGGAGAATATAATCATACGTTCCCGGGATGTAATCCGTCCGGGCCTGGAGCTCAACGGCTTTTATGAGTATTTCGACACTAATCGTGTTGCAATAATGGGCCGGGCTGAGATGGGCCTATTAAACCGCTTCGGCGAGGAGCAGCGCACAGAGGTCATCGAGCGGTACTTTGCACTGCACCCCGTGGCGGTTATCCTAGCCCGGAGCATCCGTCCCTGGGACGCTATGCTGGAGGCTGCCGAGCGGTATGAGATACCGCTTTTGATGTCCGAGGACACCACCTCAGGGGCGGTTGCCAGCCTTGTGGCGTATCTCAATGTTGAACTGGCCCCACGCATTACCCGGCATGGGGTGCTCATGGAGGTATACGGCGAGGGCATTCTGCTGGTGGGTGACAGCGGCGTTGGTAAGTCAGAGGCGGCGATAGAGCTCATAAAGCGCGGCCACAGGCTTATTGCCGACGACGCAGTGGAAATACGCCGGGTTTCGGCCATCTCTCTCGTCGGCTCGGCCCCGGACAATATCAGGCACTTTATTGAGCTTAGGGGCATCGGGGTGATAAACGCCCAGCGCATTTTCGGCACCGGCGCGGTGAAGCCCAGCCAGAAGATAGAGCTGTGCATCAAGATGGAGCCTTGGGACGCCACCAAGGCCTACGACCGCATGGGTATTGAGAACGAGTTTGCGGAGATATTGGGTATTCGGGTGCCGGTTATTACAATACCTGTGAAGCCAGGGCGGAACCTGGCGGTAATAATCGAGGTGGCCGCCATGAACAACCGCCAGAAGGAGATGGGCTATAACGCCGCCCAGGAGCTCCTCGCCAATATGGGCATGGATTTCGATGAGCTCCAGCCCAAGGATGTGAAGATGGATCTGGATATATGA
- a CDS encoding DUF6019 family protein, translated as MWEELGISGGTALVILIAMYFVVKWAVKNGFEEAYKKTFRRDFKKYYGCSDDTKEDQEEEKA; from the coding sequence ATGTGGGAGGAGCTGGGTATCAGCGGCGGTACGGCGCTGGTGATACTGATTGCGATGTATTTTGTTGTGAAATGGGCCGTGAAGAACGGCTTTGAGGAGGCATATAAGAAGACCTTTCGGAGAGATTTTAAAAAGTATTACGGCTGTTCGGACGATACGAAGGAGGATCAGGAGGAGGAAAAAGCATGA
- a CDS encoding tyrosine-type recombinase/integrase produces the protein MAKRRANGEGNIRKRKDGRWEGRYTAGRDPESGKVIYKNVLGKTQAEVKEKLARAIEDNKGLDIVKAGQYTVGQWMDVWFENYAKIKVRPSSHKTYKGYIENHIKPSIGRIPLGKLTTLEVQALYRKLLTSGRVERTESKQQPNGLSAKTVRNINQVISSAMELAKSQKLITTNPTDGCALPKVEHQEMKTLTADQLSAFFREAKNSGVFEMYYLELATGLRRGELLGLKWDDINLETGIIQVKRQVARIDGEVVEAPLKTKNSYRTLSIGADAVEILKEQRSKVAGEYVFPSPNGGPISPDSVLHMLHRVLDRAGLPPLRFHDLRHTFSTLALQNGVDIKTVSGILGHYSAGFTLDTYAHVTTAAQKEAARTKDNLLSGSV, from the coding sequence ATGGCGAAACGCAGAGCAAATGGTGAAGGCAACATACGCAAACGCAAGGACGGCCGCTGGGAGGGCCGCTATACAGCAGGCCGTGACCCGGAGTCCGGCAAGGTAATTTACAAGAACGTGCTTGGTAAGACGCAAGCAGAGGTCAAGGAGAAACTTGCTAGGGCTATTGAGGACAACAAGGGCTTGGATATCGTCAAAGCAGGCCAGTATACGGTAGGCCAATGGATGGACGTGTGGTTTGAGAACTACGCTAAAATCAAGGTGCGCCCGTCCTCGCACAAAACATACAAGGGTTATATTGAAAATCACATCAAGCCAAGTATCGGCAGAATACCTCTCGGCAAGCTAACAACGCTGGAAGTGCAGGCACTTTACAGAAAACTGTTGACCAGCGGCAGGGTAGAGCGTACAGAATCCAAGCAACAGCCCAACGGTTTGAGCGCGAAAACTGTGCGGAACATAAATCAGGTGATTTCGTCAGCGATGGAGTTAGCCAAAAGCCAGAAACTCATTACCACTAATCCAACAGACGGTTGCGCCCTACCAAAGGTAGAGCACCAAGAGATGAAAACGCTGACCGCCGACCAACTATCCGCCTTCTTCCGAGAGGCAAAGAACAGTGGTGTGTTCGAGATGTACTACCTGGAGTTAGCGACAGGCTTACGCCGGGGCGAACTGTTGGGCCTAAAGTGGGATGACATCAACTTAGAAACAGGCATAATCCAAGTGAAACGACAGGTAGCCAGAATCGACGGAGAGGTGGTAGAGGCTCCGCTGAAAACAAAAAATTCCTACCGCACGCTGTCCATCGGGGCAGACGCGGTAGAAATCCTCAAAGAGCAGAGGAGCAAAGTGGCTGGTGAGTATGTGTTTCCCTCGCCAAACGGTGGGCCGATTTCGCCCGACAGCGTCCTGCATATGCTACACCGGGTATTGGATAGAGCCGGATTGCCACCCTTGCGCTTTCACGATCTCCGCCACACGTTTTCGACCCTGGCACTCCAAAATGGAGTAGACATCAAGACAGTATCGGGGATACTGGGCCACTATTCGGCCGGGTTTACCCTGGACACCTACGCCCACGTCACCACCGCCGCGCAGAAAGAGGCAGCCCGGACGAAGGACAACTTACTATCCGGCAGCGTGTAG
- the mobP3 gene encoding MobP3 family relaxase, which translates to MSAKSVLHKLVSYMAERPGVEKLGSHGLFSQTNDKIDLDSVAEKVGQHKGIIWTHVISLHREDAERLGYNRAEAWRELVRRNVTELAEAQKIDISNLQWYGAFHNTTHHPHMHLLVYSKDAKQGWLTKNGMQNTLKIMMWEVRFGQWSALYVS; encoded by the coding sequence ATGTCCGCAAAATCCGTCCTACACAAGCTGGTCAGCTATATGGCAGAGCGGCCTGGGGTGGAAAAGCTAGGGTCACACGGGTTGTTTAGTCAGACCAATGACAAGATAGATTTGGATTCCGTCGCGGAAAAAGTGGGCCAGCACAAGGGCATCATCTGGACACACGTCATTAGTTTGCACCGTGAGGATGCGGAGCGGTTAGGGTACAACAGGGCCGAAGCATGGCGGGAATTGGTAAGGCGCAACGTCACCGAGTTGGCTGAGGCTCAGAAAATCGATATCAGTAATTTGCAGTGGTACGGAGCTTTCCATAACACCACGCACCACCCGCATATGCACTTGCTGGTCTATTCCAAGGACGCGAAACAAGGCTGGCTGACAAAAAATGGAATGCAGAACACTCTCAAAATTATGATGTGGGAAGTTCGATTCGGTCAGTGGTCAGCGCTCTATGTAAGCTGA
- a CDS encoding TnpV protein produces MAKTIFEELGGKYERQGDYLIPCLTVPAEEEQPIGTWGQRHLDYLKQYRRVTYTNLLTSGRLNTYLADIDRQAQERFERLIEGMKQAQGITERLKEENALEWIKQI; encoded by the coding sequence ATGGCAAAGACGATTTTTGAGGAACTGGGCGGAAAATACGAGCGGCAAGGAGATTACTTAATCCCGTGCTTAACCGTACCCGCCGAAGAAGAACAGCCGATAGGCACATGGGGACAGCGGCATCTAGATTATCTGAAGCAGTACCGCAGGGTTACATACACCAATCTTCTTACAAGCGGCAGGCTGAACACTTACCTTGCCGACATCGACAGGCAGGCGCAGGAACGCTTTGAAAGGCTCATAGAGGGCATGAAACAGGCACAGGGCATAACGGAACGGCTAAAGGAAGAAAACGCCTTAGAATGGATAAAGCAAATCTAA
- a CDS encoding antibiotic biosynthesis monooxygenase family protein, with translation MPFTEICIYQVKPQKVEEFEALMLEAKSLLEKQEGLLLLRFAKRGYRIDMEQIKEGLPPLKINRIVKSVKYMLYWEFDTKENYGAAQKNLYDSYWKSIEKCLIVPHDKYLGEGVF, from the coding sequence ATGCCGTTTACTGAAATATGTATTTATCAAGTCAAGCCGCAAAAGGTAGAAGAATTTGAAGCTCTGATGCTTGAAGCCAAAAGCCTCTTAGAAAAACAGGAGGGATTGCTTCTGCTTCGGTTCGCCAAAAGAGGGTATCGCATAGACATGGAGCAAATTAAGGAGGGGCTTCCACCTCTTAAAATTAACCGTATCGTAAAAAGTGTTAAGTATATGCTTTACTGGGAATTTGATACAAAAGAGAACTACGGAGCAGCACAAAAAAATCTTTACGACAGCTATTGGAAGTCTATTGAAAAATGTTTAATAGTTCCGCATGACAAATATTTAGGAGAGGGAGTGTTTTAA
- a CDS encoding DUF3795 domain-containing protein has product MDFSYCGLDCNECPVYLATISKNTDEQIKLANEYSTDVTKFSKEDMYCLGCHSDMVSQKMCGDCEIRLCGVKKPYGSCAECGKFPCSILEENLGDNSENLNHLKQLAIKHKKAE; this is encoded by the coding sequence ATGGATTTCTCATATTGTGGATTGGATTGTAATGAATGTCCTGTTTATTTGGCTACTATCAGCAAAAATACAGATGAACAAATCAAATTGGCAAACGAATATTCAACTGATGTTACAAAATTCTCAAAAGAGGATATGTATTGTTTGGGATGCCATTCTGATATGGTGTCACAAAAGATGTGCGGTGATTGTGAAATAAGACTATGTGGCGTTAAGAAACCCTATGGAAGTTGTGCTGAGTGTGGCAAATTTCCATGTTCTATACTGGAAGAAAATTTAGGTGATAATTCAGAAAATTTGAATCATTTAAAACAGCTTGCCATTAAACACAAAAAGGCAGAGTGA
- a CDS encoding helix-turn-helix transcriptional regulator, which translates to MQIDRLIQIVFLLLRHENITAKQLAVELCVSTRTIYRDINILSIAGIPITSQKGYGGGLSLLQGFSLDKSYFTQEEQKNIIQALQILKSSNYPDADKSLNKIAGLFSHNLQSEWLEIDFSYWGSPEKERNNITVLERAIINKYVITFTYFNAELTITNQIVEPLKLVFKSHAWYLVAYSKRKNDIRTFKMSRIRELQITDQLFDRELPKDFSITPAYKEEYNTPIFVLHFSEKIAYKVYDEFQEKYIKKLDDGTLEVTFRYQLSDWTFLYLLSFGEYVEIIEPVEARNILKEKAKRISAMY; encoded by the coding sequence ATGCAGATAGACAGACTTATTCAAATTGTGTTTCTCTTGTTAAGGCATGAGAATATAACTGCGAAGCAACTGGCGGTGGAACTTTGCGTTTCCACCCGCACGATATATAGGGACATCAATATACTATCGATTGCGGGAATACCGATTACATCACAAAAGGGATATGGCGGAGGATTGTCATTATTACAAGGCTTTTCACTGGACAAATCTTATTTTACGCAGGAAGAACAAAAGAATATTATACAGGCGTTGCAGATTCTAAAGTCATCAAATTATCCCGATGCTGATAAATCATTAAACAAGATTGCTGGATTGTTTAGTCACAATTTGCAGTCCGAATGGCTAGAGATTGATTTTTCCTATTGGGGCAGTCCTGAAAAGGAACGAAACAATATTACGGTTTTAGAACGTGCAATAATCAATAAGTATGTGATTACGTTCACTTATTTTAATGCAGAATTGACAATCACCAATCAGATTGTCGAACCGTTGAAATTGGTTTTCAAATCTCATGCATGGTATCTTGTTGCCTATTCAAAGCGCAAAAATGATATTCGCACTTTTAAGATGTCTCGCATAAGGGAGCTTCAAATAACAGACCAATTATTTGACCGTGAATTACCAAAGGATTTTTCCATTACCCCTGCCTACAAGGAAGAATACAATACGCCGATATTCGTATTACATTTTTCGGAAAAGATAGCGTATAAAGTCTATGATGAATTTCAAGAGAAATACATTAAAAAATTAGACGATGGAACATTGGAAGTGACTTTTAGATACCAGCTTAGTGATTGGACTTTCCTATATCTGCTTTCTTTTGGGGAATATGTTGAAATTATTGAACCTGTTGAAGCGAGAAATATTCTAAAGGAAAAAGCTAAAAGAATATCTGCCATGTACTAA
- a CDS encoding cysteine-rich KTR domain-containing protein: protein MKEKWILCPVCGNKTRDRIREDTVLKNYPLYCPKCKQETLIEVKSLQITVITEPDA from the coding sequence ATGAAAGAAAAGTGGATACTCTGTCCTGTTTGCGGTAACAAAACCCGTGACAGAATTAGAGAAGATACGGTTTTGAAAAACTACCCCCTCTATTGCCCGAAATGCAAGCAGGAAACTTTGATTGAAGTCAAAAGTTTGCAAATAACAGTCATCACAGAGCCAGACGCATAG
- a CDS encoding sigma-70 family RNA polymerase sigma factor, whose translation MKYAPRKVYIKENNVYVELSYTDFCRRRQADQSYMDKLFIPIQGCLLEVVREQYAEFYKDKERWRYLKKLDINYSLLSLEGFTDSEGNILDFIVDEAVDVAETVVHAVMVDRLKAALHLLSGSEQALIKALFFEELSEREVGLRLGVTQSVVNKRKTKILVKLRKIIENKI comes from the coding sequence GTGAAATATGCACCAAGAAAAGTATATATCAAAGAAAACAATGTCTATGTGGAATTATCCTATACGGACTTCTGCCGCCGCAGGCAAGCCGACCAGAGTTACATGGACAAGCTGTTTATTCCCATTCAAGGTTGTCTGCTTGAGGTAGTGCGGGAACAGTACGCAGAGTTCTACAAAGATAAAGAACGGTGGCGTTATCTGAAAAAACTGGATATTAACTACAGCCTGCTGTCATTGGAGGGATTTACAGACAGCGAGGGGAATATTCTTGATTTCATTGTTGATGAAGCGGTGGACGTTGCGGAAACCGTTGTCCATGCGGTGATGGTGGACAGACTGAAAGCCGCCCTGCATTTATTGTCGGGCAGTGAGCAGGCGTTGATAAAAGCCCTTTTCTTTGAGGAACTTTCCGAGCGGGAAGTCGGATTGCGGTTAGGCGTGACACAAAGCGTTGTGAACAAGCGCAAAACCAAAATCCTTGTGAAGCTGAGAAAGATAATCGAAAACAAAATTTAA
- a CDS encoding RNA polymerase sigma factor: MAYNHGREDRKWRIWKEAEEKILRECGVDEATIEQIRTDDRADFNSNRRFYRWASDFGEYLEGMADREKQTEVKSVADLLDEIESETLYFALITVDKRTLQIVLLKMQGYSTKEIAPLVHLTAGAVYARLNHLRKKLRKIL, encoded by the coding sequence ATGGCATACAACCACGGACGGGAGGATAGGAAATGGCGTATCTGGAAAGAAGCCGAGGAAAAAATTCTGCGTGAGTGCGGCGTTGATGAAGCAACCATTGAACAAATCCGCACAGACGACAGGGCAGATTTTAATTCCAACAGGCGGTTTTACCGATGGGCGAGCGACTTCGGCGAATACCTTGAGGGCATGGCGGACAGGGAGAAGCAGACGGAGGTAAAGTCTGTTGCTGATTTACTGGACGAGATTGAGAGCGAAACTCTGTACTTTGCTTTAATCACGGTAGATAAACGCACGTTACAAATCGTCCTGCTGAAAATGCAGGGCTATTCCACTAAGGAGATTGCCCCGCTTGTGCATTTAACGGCAGGGGCTGTCTATGCAAGGCTCAACCATCTGCGGAAGAAGCTGCGGAAAATTTTATAA
- a CDS encoding helix-turn-helix domain-containing protein encodes MNNFLRASCSGAKNFFPLPNAIFSLGLSAGELAVYAYLMYCKDRKSHQCWPSYKTIGRAVGMSENTVRKYVRELEYKTLILTEPTKYESADGRVRNGNLIFTILPIQGAIEYHNECQLWK; translated from the coding sequence ATGAATAATTTCTTGAGAGCGTCATGCAGCGGAGCAAAGAACTTCTTTCCTCTGCCAAATGCAATTTTCAGTTTGGGATTGTCGGCTGGTGAGCTGGCAGTCTACGCCTATCTCATGTATTGCAAGGACAGGAAGTCGCATCAATGCTGGCCGAGCTACAAGACTATCGGTAGAGCGGTGGGCATGAGTGAGAACACGGTGCGGAAATATGTGCGGGAGCTGGAGTACAAAACGCTCATCCTTACAGAGCCTACAAAGTATGAGAGCGCCGATGGTCGAGTTAGAAATGGCAATTTGATTTTCACGATTCTCCCCATCCAGGGGGCAATCGAGTATCACAACGAGTGCCAGTTATGGAAGTGA
- a CDS encoding helix-turn-helix domain-containing protein: protein MVQSKFKSYDELPLFLNAKTVAEVLGISVAGAYELLHQEDFPVLRIGSRLVVPKEKFLAWVEEQTGGNAI from the coding sequence GTGGTTCAATCCAAGTTCAAGAGTTATGACGAGCTGCCACTGTTTCTCAATGCGAAAACAGTGGCAGAGGTTTTGGGGATTTCTGTGGCAGGAGCCTACGAATTGTTGCATCAGGAGGACTTCCCAGTGCTGAGAATCGGTTCGCGCTTGGTGGTTCCCAAAGAAAAATTCCTCGCCTGGGTTGAGGAACAGACAGGAGGTAATGCAATATGA
- a CDS encoding DUF6076 domain-containing protein, giving the protein MAAYEFYTYFAEGWEYFVYKDLTVERPRTIEKDFPFLESLLRFTYLDIWPMEDLFKKMDAALLNFYQKSDFDSQAVVMSTLKKLAKEHIYFEFLRLDWQSRFRYIERHPDKDIQKHLPHKQLRHIPSDIDTLQKQIMRLFEDVLDIDDGKKKPVQEKLKAYLQREKNQPLYAYKFQPISTTYEQTGEGTFAEVLHPTSIYDLVEFSLRECVKREQRMRICSYCGKYFAIPRRNTAEFCNLTVDENGYTCREVGARKRWAEKKNSDELFKEYRREYKKRFNWIKAGKISPGTFYAWSATAKGKRDECAAGKMSFEEFKKWMAES; this is encoded by the coding sequence ATGGCGGCTTATGAGTTCTACACTTACTTTGCGGAGGGCTGGGAGTATTTCGTCTACAAAGATCTGACGGTAGAACGCCCAAGGACAATAGAAAAAGACTTCCCATTTCTGGAAAGCCTCTTGCGTTTCACCTATCTGGACATCTGGCCGATGGAGGATCTGTTTAAGAAAATGGATGCCGCTCTGCTGAACTTTTATCAGAAATCCGACTTCGATTCTCAGGCCGTTGTGATGAGCACGTTGAAAAAGCTGGCGAAGGAGCACATCTACTTCGAGTTTCTGCGCCTTGACTGGCAGTCGCGGTTCCGCTATATTGAGCGGCACCCTGACAAGGATATTCAGAAACACCTGCCCCACAAGCAGTTGCGGCACATCCCTAGTGACATCGACACGCTCCAAAAACAAATCATGCGTCTGTTTGAGGATGTGCTGGATATTGACGACGGCAAGAAGAAACCCGTGCAGGAAAAGCTGAAAGCTTATCTCCAAAGGGAGAAAAACCAACCGCTTTATGCTTACAAGTTTCAGCCTATTTCCACCACTTATGAGCAAACTGGCGAGGGAACCTTTGCAGAAGTTTTGCACCCAACCTCCATCTATGACTTGGTCGAGTTTTCCCTCCGCGAGTGCGTCAAGCGCGAACAGCGTATGCGCATCTGCTCCTACTGTGGAAAGTATTTCGCAATCCCCCGGCGTAACACGGCGGAATTTTGCAACCTAACCGTAGATGAAAACGGTTACACCTGCCGGGAAGTCGGTGCGCGGAAGCGCTGGGCAGAGAAGAAAAACTCGGATGAGCTGTTCAAGGAGTACCGCCGAGAGTACAAGAAACGTTTCAACTGGATTAAGGCCGGGAAAATCAGCCCCGGCACGTTCTACGCTTGGAGCGCCACTGCCAAGGGCAAGCGCGATGAGTGTGCTGCTGGCAAGATGTCTTTTGAGGAGTTCAAGAAGTGGATGGCTGAGTCATAA
- a CDS encoding ABC transporter ATP-binding protein, which yields MDNIIEVKNVSKNFRETRALDNISLDFERGKIHGIIGRNGSGKTVLMKCICGFMTPTSGEVLVNGEKVRPSKAQENIGLIIETPGFIGGKSGLKNLLYLLAMGGKKDVATARNAMRAVGLDPENKKPVRKYSLGMRQRLGIAQAIMEDPELLILDEPMNGLDNQGVEDMRGLFAELRERGKTILLASHSNEDIRALCDTVCELDHGRVMARIGEEIEG from the coding sequence ATGGACAACATCATCGAAGTGAAGAACGTGTCGAAAAATTTTCGGGAGACAAGAGCGCTGGATAATATCAGCCTCGACTTTGAGCGCGGAAAAATCCACGGCATCATCGGCAGAAACGGTTCCGGCAAAACCGTGCTCATGAAGTGCATCTGCGGGTTTATGACTCCTACCTCCGGCGAAGTCTTGGTGAATGGGGAGAAGGTTAGGCCGTCGAAAGCCCAGGAGAATATCGGCCTTATCATCGAAACGCCCGGATTTATCGGCGGCAAAAGCGGGCTGAAAAATCTCTTGTACCTGCTTGCCATGGGTGGTAAGAAGGACGTGGCCACAGCACGGAACGCCATGCGCGCGGTAGGCTTGGACCCGGAGAATAAGAAACCGGTGCGAAAGTATTCCCTTGGTATGCGCCAGCGGCTGGGGATAGCCCAGGCCATCATGGAGGACCCGGAGCTGCTAATTTTGGACGAGCCCATGAACGGCTTGGATAATCAAGGGGTGGAAGACATGCGCGGGCTGTTTGCGGAACTGCGAGAGCGGGGAAAAACTATCCTGCTGGCCAGCCATAGCAATGAGGATATCCGGGCCCTTTGCGATACGGTGTGCGAGCTGGATCACGGGCGGGTGATGGCAAGGATTGGGGAGGAGATTGAGGGTTAA
- a CDS encoding PadR family transcriptional regulator translates to MNVLIERRRPMRSAEITKKIPLELLCIRLLEERDMYGYEMVQEIRKRSEGLLELNITTLYLALKRLNEHGYVSMYYSDAEAARERSRIYYHLEETVGEYKQKLKEEYERVTLGVRRFLEFGQP, encoded by the coding sequence ATGAACGTATTGATAGAACGGAGGCGGCCCATGAGAAGCGCGGAGATAACCAAGAAGATACCGCTGGAGCTATTGTGCATCCGGCTTCTGGAGGAGCGGGATATGTACGGCTATGAGATGGTGCAGGAAATAAGAAAGCGCAGCGAGGGGCTCTTGGAGTTGAACATCACTACGCTGTATCTGGCGCTCAAGCGGCTGAATGAGCATGGGTATGTGTCGATGTATTATTCCGACGCGGAAGCCGCCCGGGAACGGTCGAGGATTTATTATCATTTGGAGGAAACCGTCGGGGAGTATAAGCAGAAACTGAAAGAGGAGTATGAGCGGGTAACATTAGGAGTTAGAAGGTTTTTGGAGTTCGGGCAGCCTTGA
- a CDS encoding HEPN domain-containing protein: MDEFAKPAYWLDCADYDLQTAKAMLETKRFLYVGFMCHQTIDKGVKSSFRSTTAKQ, encoded by the coding sequence ATGGATGAATTTGCAAAACCCGCATACTGGCTGGACTGTGCGGATTACGACTTGCAGACCGCCAAAGCTATGCTTGAAACAAAGCGATTTCTCTACGTTGGATTCATGTGCCATCAGACCATTGATAAAGGGGTTAAAAGCAGTTTTCGTTCAACGACAGCCAAACAGTGA
- a CDS encoding HEPN domain-containing protein gives MDVLNPLNIEARYPLNKEKLLRSLTESRCEDLIRKAEKLLTWIKTKC, from the coding sequence CTGGACGTTCTTAATCCGCTGAATATCGAAGCCAGATACCCTCTCAACAAAGAAAAGCTCTTGCGTTCCCTAACTGAATCACGCTGTGAAGATTTAATTCGCAAAGCGGAGAAATTATTGACATGGATAAAAACGAAGTGTTAA